One genomic segment of Amycolatopsis sp. WQ 127309 includes these proteins:
- a CDS encoding glutamate-1-semialdehyde 2,1-aminomutase, with protein sequence MGTNLPRSTTANERLHRVIPGGAHTYAKGSDQYPFEMAPVISHGRGGHVWDVDGNEYIEYGSGLRAVSLGHAHPRVLDAVRGELDKGSNFIRPSIIEAEAAERFLENVPTAEMVKFTKNGSDATTAAVRLARAATGRKLVAKCADHAFFSTDDWFIGTTPMNAGIPDETTEQTVSFPYGDLQAAEELLQRHDGQIACLILEPAAAVEPPPGYLQGLRELATRHGVVLIFDEMITGFRWSAHGAQGLYGVTPDLSTFGKALGNGFAVSALAGKRELMEIGGLRTDRERVFLLSTTHGAETHSLAAAMAVMDVYRDEDVIGRMHALGDRLAAGVRDVAAGIGVEDHVVVRGRASNMVFGTLDEEGKPSQPYRTLFLRELISGGVLGPSFVVSAALTEADIDKTIDVVAQACTVYRKALDANDPTPWMGGRPVQPVFRKRA encoded by the coding sequence ATGGGAACGAACTTGCCCCGCTCCACGACGGCGAACGAGCGGCTGCACCGGGTCATCCCGGGCGGTGCGCACACTTACGCCAAGGGCTCGGACCAGTATCCCTTCGAGATGGCCCCGGTCATCTCCCACGGCCGCGGCGGCCATGTCTGGGACGTCGACGGCAACGAGTACATCGAGTACGGCTCCGGGCTGAGAGCGGTCAGCCTGGGCCACGCCCACCCCCGCGTCCTCGACGCCGTCCGCGGCGAGCTGGACAAGGGCAGCAACTTCATCCGCCCGTCGATCATCGAGGCCGAGGCCGCCGAGCGGTTCCTCGAAAACGTGCCGACGGCCGAAATGGTGAAGTTCACCAAGAACGGTTCCGACGCCACCACGGCCGCGGTCCGGCTGGCCCGCGCCGCGACCGGGCGCAAGCTCGTCGCGAAGTGCGCCGACCACGCGTTCTTCTCGACCGACGACTGGTTCATCGGCACCACGCCGATGAACGCGGGCATCCCGGACGAGACGACCGAGCAGACGGTGTCCTTCCCGTACGGCGACCTGCAGGCCGCGGAGGAGCTGCTGCAGCGCCACGACGGCCAGATAGCGTGCCTGATCCTGGAGCCGGCCGCGGCGGTCGAACCGCCGCCGGGGTACCTGCAGGGCCTGCGGGAGCTCGCCACGCGCCACGGCGTCGTGCTGATCTTCGACGAGATGATCACCGGTTTCCGCTGGTCCGCCCACGGCGCGCAGGGCCTCTACGGCGTCACCCCGGACCTCTCGACGTTCGGCAAGGCCCTCGGCAACGGCTTCGCCGTCTCCGCCCTCGCCGGCAAGCGGGAGCTGATGGAGATCGGCGGGCTGCGCACCGACCGGGAGCGCGTGTTCCTGCTCTCGACCACCCACGGCGCCGAAACCCACTCCCTCGCCGCCGCGATGGCGGTGATGGACGTCTACCGCGACGAGGACGTCATCGGCCGCATGCACGCCCTCGGCGACCGGCTCGCCGCCGGCGTCCGCGACGTCGCGGCCGGGATCGGCGTCGAAGACCACGTGGTCGTTCGCGGCCGGGCCAGCAACATGGTCTTCGGCACGCTCGACGAAGAAGGCAAGCCGTCGCAGCCGTACCGGACGCTGTTCCTGCGCGAGCTGATCAGCGGCGGGGTGCTCGGCCCGTCCTTCGTGGTCAGTGCCGCGCTCACCGAGGCGGACATCGACAAGACGATCGACGTCGTCGCCCAGGCCTGCACGGTCTACCGCAAGGCGCTCGACGCCAACGACCCCACACCGTGGATGGGCGGCCGCCCGGTGCAGCCGGTCTTCCGCAAGCGCGCCTGA
- a CDS encoding maleylpyruvate isomerase family mycothiol-dependent enzyme, producing MIQDLIAAERRELAAVLDGLSPAEWATPTLCAGWRAPEVVAHLTMPFRMSTGRFARELLKSAGRFNHMADRVARRDAAELSPEALVASLRDNAEHLWRPPGGGAEGALSHDVIHGLDITTALSLDRSVPRERLEVILDGLKPKQVRYFGADLAGVSLRADDLDWSYGTGSPLTGAAQDLLLVLCNRRLPSGRLRGEPSSRFTTV from the coding sequence ATGATCCAGGACCTGATCGCCGCGGAACGCCGTGAGCTGGCGGCGGTGCTCGACGGCCTGTCGCCGGCCGAATGGGCGACGCCGACGTTGTGCGCGGGCTGGCGCGCGCCGGAGGTGGTCGCCCACCTGACGATGCCGTTCCGCATGTCGACCGGCCGGTTCGCCCGCGAACTGCTGAAGTCCGCCGGGCGCTTCAACCACATGGCCGACCGGGTGGCGCGACGCGACGCGGCCGAGCTGTCGCCCGAGGCGCTCGTCGCCTCGCTGCGCGACAACGCCGAACACCTCTGGCGGCCGCCGGGCGGGGGAGCGGAAGGCGCCCTGAGCCACGACGTGATCCACGGCCTGGACATCACGACCGCCTTGAGCCTCGACCGGAGTGTGCCCCGGGAACGGCTCGAGGTGATTCTCGACGGTCTCAAGCCGAAGCAGGTGAGGTACTTCGGCGCCGACCTGGCGGGCGTCTCCCTGCGCGCCGACGACCTCGACTGGTCGTACGGCACCGGTTCGCCGCTCACGGGCGCCGCCCAGGATCTCCTGCTGGTGCTCTGCAACCGGCGGCTGCCCTCGGGGCGGCTGCGAGGAGAGCCGAGTTCGCGGTTCACCACGGTCTGA
- a CDS encoding phosphatase PAP2 family protein — translation MRELVRTAPEALPVALRAPLAMSGALATAVLVALGILHFHDSGLTGIDAAVLPSLDGVRPPWRYVALVFDFGGEPVGSTILVALVALLGFLAHRVRIAVLTVVGVLATVAVTTVLKPIVGRTIHGEFLSYPSGHTAMATALALVIGLLVADRLHLGRTAGVLLMLVLAVVAGIAMGWAEVSLGAHYPTDAIGGFCAALAVVPAMAWAVDRVADRL, via the coding sequence GTGAGGGAGCTCGTCCGGACGGCACCCGAGGCCCTGCCGGTCGCCTTGCGCGCCCCGCTGGCGATGTCGGGTGCGCTGGCGACGGCGGTGCTCGTCGCGCTCGGCATCCTCCACTTCCACGACTCCGGCCTGACCGGGATCGACGCGGCCGTGCTGCCGTCTCTCGACGGCGTCCGGCCACCCTGGCGGTACGTGGCGCTGGTCTTCGACTTCGGCGGTGAACCGGTCGGGTCGACGATCCTGGTCGCCCTGGTCGCGTTGCTGGGTTTCCTGGCCCACCGGGTCCGGATAGCGGTGCTGACCGTGGTCGGGGTCCTGGCCACCGTCGCGGTGACGACGGTGCTGAAGCCGATCGTCGGCCGCACGATCCACGGCGAGTTCCTGTCCTACCCGAGCGGTCACACGGCCATGGCCACGGCCCTCGCGCTGGTCATCGGCCTGCTGGTGGCCGACCGCCTGCACCTGGGCCGCACGGCGGGGGTGCTGCTCATGCTGGTGCTGGCCGTGGTCGCCGGGATCGCGATGGGCTGGGCCGAAGTGTCCCTGGGCGCGCACTACCCGACGGACGCGATCGGCGGGTTCTGCGCCGCGCTGGCGGTGGTTCCCGCGATGGCGTGGGCTGTGGACCGCGTCGCCGATCGCCTCTGA
- a CDS encoding right-handed parallel beta-helix repeat-containing protein, with amino-acid sequence MGRSRAFLVSACSLLIAVACPAIANGADGPGPVCDHQPAAYEEPPPGAVSVEPGVDGDLSAKTAAHPPGTTFWLRPGTHTLGTDEFGQVAPKDGDVYLGAPGAVVDGRGVNRAAFTQQARDVGIKGLTIRGFAALQDQGVVNHDSGDGWLIENATIEDNAGAALMAGAGQVVRHSCLRNNGQYGLNAYQAGDHITGLVLEGNEITGNNTGDWETKVPGCGCSGGAKFWAVNGADVRGNWVHGNHGAGLWADTNNNDFLVEDNLFEANDAEALFYETSYNLVLRGNTFRGNSLVQGRKFASRGDNFPAATVYLSESGGESRVPARTSAIDISGNTFVDNWSGITLWENADRFCTSPANTSSGYCTKVASPSSCSAGAITKAPAYDDCRWKTQHVEIHGNTFRFDPGRVGCTSFCGRMALLSNYGTFPDWSPYKGTVVQEAITLQQDNRWHDNSYAGPWTFVVHDTSRTVDPAGWRAGPYSQDACSSFDGGSAGC; translated from the coding sequence ATGGGCAGATCTCGTGCGTTTCTCGTCAGTGCTTGCTCGCTCTTGATCGCCGTGGCTTGCCCGGCGATCGCGAACGGTGCCGACGGGCCCGGGCCGGTGTGCGATCACCAGCCCGCGGCGTACGAGGAACCGCCGCCCGGGGCGGTCTCCGTCGAACCGGGCGTCGACGGAGACCTCTCGGCCAAGACGGCGGCGCACCCGCCGGGCACCACCTTCTGGCTCCGGCCCGGCACCCACACCCTCGGCACCGACGAGTTCGGCCAGGTCGCGCCCAAGGACGGCGACGTCTACCTCGGCGCTCCCGGCGCGGTCGTCGACGGCCGCGGCGTCAACCGCGCGGCGTTCACCCAGCAGGCCCGCGACGTCGGGATCAAGGGCCTCACCATCCGCGGTTTCGCCGCGCTGCAGGACCAGGGCGTGGTCAACCACGACTCCGGCGACGGCTGGCTCATCGAGAACGCCACCATCGAAGACAACGCCGGCGCCGCCCTGATGGCCGGCGCGGGCCAGGTCGTGCGGCACAGCTGCCTGCGGAACAACGGCCAGTACGGGCTCAACGCCTACCAGGCCGGCGACCACATCACCGGGCTCGTGCTGGAGGGCAACGAGATCACCGGCAACAACACCGGCGACTGGGAGACCAAGGTCCCGGGCTGCGGCTGCAGCGGCGGGGCCAAGTTCTGGGCCGTGAACGGCGCCGACGTCCGCGGCAACTGGGTCCACGGCAACCACGGCGCCGGTCTGTGGGCCGACACGAACAACAACGACTTCCTCGTCGAGGACAACCTGTTCGAGGCCAACGACGCCGAGGCGCTGTTCTACGAGACGAGCTACAACCTCGTGCTGCGCGGCAACACCTTCCGCGGCAACAGCCTGGTGCAGGGCCGCAAGTTCGCCTCGCGCGGCGACAACTTCCCGGCCGCGACGGTGTACCTGTCGGAGTCGGGCGGCGAGTCCCGGGTGCCGGCGCGGACGTCGGCCATCGACATCAGCGGGAACACGTTCGTCGACAACTGGTCCGGGATCACGCTGTGGGAGAACGCCGACCGCTTCTGCACCAGCCCGGCCAACACGTCTTCGGGCTACTGCACAAAGGTGGCTTCCCCGTCTTCGTGCTCGGCGGGCGCCATCACGAAGGCGCCGGCCTACGACGACTGCCGCTGGAAGACCCAGCACGTCGAGATTCACGGGAACACCTTCCGGTTCGATCCTGGACGGGTGGGCTGCACGAGCTTCTGCGGGCGGATGGCGCTGCTGTCGAACTACGGGACGTTCCCGGACTGGTCGCCCTACAAGGGAACCGTGGTCCAGGAGGCGATCACGCTCCAGCAGGACAACCGGTGGCACGACAACTCCTATGCGGGGCCGTGGACCTTCGTCGTGCATGACACCTCCAGGACAGTCGACCCTGCGGGCTGGCGGGCGGGCCCGTATTCGCAGGACGCGTGTTCTTCGTTCGACGGTGGGTCCGCCGGCTGCTGA
- a CDS encoding dTDP-4-dehydrorhamnose 3,5-epimerase family protein, with amino-acid sequence MKAIPVPEIEGVYLFEPAPHVDVRGFFSRTFDREVVASVGIDPDGFAQDSLSRSRKGVVRGMHLRGGAGESKLVRCSHGAIFDVVVDLRPDSPTFRNIKTFELSGETQVSVYIPAGCAHGFQSLTDPSDVSYRIDRAHNPNEDITISYKDPELDISWPLSVTLASDRDERAPSLGEALKPTR; translated from the coding sequence ATGAAGGCCATTCCGGTGCCCGAAATCGAGGGCGTGTACCTGTTCGAACCGGCACCCCACGTGGACGTGCGCGGCTTCTTCAGCCGCACCTTCGACCGCGAGGTCGTCGCGTCGGTCGGGATCGACCCGGACGGCTTCGCCCAGGACAGCCTTTCCCGGTCCCGCAAGGGAGTCGTGCGCGGGATGCACCTGCGCGGCGGGGCCGGCGAGTCGAAGCTCGTGCGCTGTTCGCACGGCGCGATCTTCGACGTCGTCGTGGATCTCCGACCGGATTCCCCGACATTCCGAAACATCAAGACTTTCGAACTTTCCGGTGAGACGCAGGTTTCGGTGTACATCCCCGCGGGGTGCGCGCACGGATTCCAGTCACTCACAGATCCCTCTGACGTTTCGTACCGTATCGATCGGGCGCACAATCCGAACGAAGACATTACGATTTCGTACAAAGACCCTGAATTGGACATTTCCTGGCCACTGTCAGTCACACTGGCCAGTGACCGAGACGAACGTGCGCCGTCTCTCGGAGAGGCGTTGAAACCAACGAGGTGA